Within Cellulophaga sp. L1A9, the genomic segment AAAGGCAAATCTTTAGACACACATAAAACCACTGTGTTCTTTAATTCTGATGCTTCTGTATTAAACTGACGTACAGATTGTGCGCATGTACCCGTATCTACACTTGGGAAAATATTTAATACAACTTTCTTTCCTTTGTATTGCGCTAAATCTGCACTTGATAAATCATTCTTTGTAAGTGAAAAACTTGGAGCAGAAGTACCTACTGCTGGTAAACTTCCTATAGTATTTAATTTATTTCCTTTTAAGGTTACAATAGCCATAATTATGTTTGTGTTTAATTCTGTGTGAAATTATAAAATATATCTTTCAAATGTTAAAATTCGCTTTGAAAAATTTTAAATAAAAAAAAGTCCATTCGGAGTACAAATGGACTTTAAAATTTCAATTGGGTTTATTATTTATCAATGGAACCCATCACTCTTTGCATGAAACCATTTAAAGCTTCTTTTTGAGTGGCTCCGCTTTTAACGGCTTTGTGTACTTCAAGGGCACCATACATATTAGAGATTAATTCTCCAATGACATCAAGTTCTTCATCTTTTAAAGAAGAAACTTCAGTTAGTGCTTCAAGTGTTTCTATTGTTTCGTGTACGTAATCTTCATCATTCTCCTGGATGAAGTTCGTTAAATGTTTAATTACTGGTAATTTCACCGATCAAATCTTTTAATACTTCATACTTATTTGTTTGCACTTGATTTTTTAATTTCCCACCAGAGAAGGCCGCAAATGTTGGAAGGTTATCCACATTCGCTAATTTTCTAGATTCTGGAAATTTTTCAGCATCAGCAATTACAAAAGTTATATTTTCATTTGTTGAAGCCTCTTTTTTAAATTTAGGCTTCATAATACGGCAATTGCCACACCAAGTAGCAGAATACTGAACGACTACATTTTCGTTTTGATCAATAATTTCTTGTAAATTATCTTGTTCTAATTCTAAAATCATAAGTAGTTAATTTAGAAATTAACCCCATTACAAAAAGTAATGGGGTCCTTAAATTTAGTTAATGTGACTTGCTAAATATTCTTTAGTTCCTTTAGCATTTGCTTGCATAGCATCTTTACCTTCTTCCCAGTTTGCAGGACAAACTTCGCCATTTTTCTGTACGTGCGTATACGCATCAATCAAACGTAAAAATTCATTTACATTTCTACCTACTGGCATGTGGTTAACCCCTTCATGGAATACAGTACCTTCTTCATCAATTAAATAAGTGGCTCTGTACGTTACATTATCACCTTCAACAGTAACAACACCTGTTTCATCATTGTATTGCTCGTTAGTAATATCTAAAATTCCTAATGTAGACGATAAATTTCTGTTGCTATCTGCTAATATTGGATACGTTACTCCTTCAATTCCTCCATTATCTTTTGCAGTACTTAACCATGCAAAGTGTACTTCAGGTGTATCACAAGAAGCACCAATAACGATAGTATTTCTTTTTTCAAATTCTCCTAGTGCAGCTTGAAAAGCATGTAATTCTGTAGGGCAAACAAAAGTAAAATCTTTTGGGTACCAGAAAAGAACAACTTTCTTGTTATTTTTTTGAGCTTCCTCTAAAACATTTATTTTAAAAGTGTCTCCTAAATCATTCATTGCATTTACGCTTAAACTTGGAAACTTTTTACCTACTATTGACATATTCTATATAATTTTTAGTGTTATTAGCTACTGTAAAATTAAGATTAGAAAAGGAGAATAGGCGTAATAAATATTTAAAAAATTGATAGGTCTATACTATTTATTGATGATGGAAATGACATCCAACAAATGCTGTGAACTTGATATTTTTAGGGGTAGTATTTTACGATATTAGAAATAAAAGGCTCCATATGTAGTGATTATCATAGAAACCTATTTTAATTGTTTTTTAAGTATTCTTATTTTGTAGTGATTTCTTTCTTCTCTCCAGTAACCAATCGCTTGATTTTGATGTTTAAACCAGCAAATATTAAGGTCATGATAGGACTTAACCAGTTGAATACGGCAAAGACTAAGTAATCTACTACAGGAACTCCTAAAACACTACTGTGGTAAGCGCCACAGGTATTCCAAGGAATTAATACCGAAGTTACCGTACCAGAATCTTCCAGCGTTCTACTTAAGTTTTCAGGTGCTAAACCTTTGTCTTTATATGCTTTGGCAAACATTTTTCCAGGGACTACTATTGCTAAGTATTGATCTGATGCTGTTACGTTTAACGCAATACAGCTTGCTACCGTACTGGCAAATAAACTAAAAGTAGATTGCGCTAAGCTTAATAAAGATCTGCTTATTCTTGCTAGAGCACCAATCCCATCCATAATACCACCAAAAACCATGGCGCAAATAATGAGCCAAATAGTCCCTAGCATACCCGCCATTCCATTTGAGGTAAACAAATCACTCAAAACAGCATTCTCTGTTGTAATAGTTGTTTTTACAGTGATGGCATTTAAAATACCTTTGTAAGCGGACTCAAAAGTTAATGAGGCTGCATTTGTAAGATTCATCACAATTTCGGGCTGAAAAATAATAGCAAAAATTCCACCTAACAAAGTTCCTATTAATAAAGCTAAAAGGGGAGGAGCTTTTTTTAAAATTAATAAGATAACTACAACGGGAACAAGAAAAAGCCATCCGGTGATATTAAAAGTAGCATCAATTGAATTTAAAATAGATGCTGTATCTGCTGTTCCTGTTGTGTCTATAGTGAACCCCAGAATTATAAAGACTATAAGTGTAACAGTTATAGTAGGTATGGTGGTGTAAAACATATATTTAATATGCGTAAATAACTCTCCTCCGGCCATAGCGGGTGCCAAGTTAGTGGTATCACTTAAAGGAGACATTTTATCTCCAAAGTAAGCTCCTGAAAGTATGGCTCCAGCGGTCATCCCTAAAGGAATTCCTAGAGTGTTACCAATACCAATAAGTGCGATACCTACGGTTGCAGAAGTAGTCCAAGAACTACCCGTTGCTACCGATATGATAGAACAGATAACCACACAAGCGGCTAAAAAGATTGTAGGATTTAATACCTGTAATCCGTAATAAATCATCGATGGAATAATACCACTCACGAGCCAGGTACCGGAAAGAGCACCTACCATTAATAAAATAAGAAGGGCTCCTGAAGTTGATTTTAGATTTTCGGCAACTTCAGCCATCATCTGCTCATAGCTAACCTTATTAAAAAAACCTACAATAGCTGCGACGGCACCTCCTAATAACAAAATAAATTGGTTAGAGCCACTTAGTGCATCATCACCAAAAACAAATACGTTGTACGCCAACATGCCTACCAAAATGAATACTGGAATTAGAGCTTCCCAAATGCTCAACTCTTTATTTTCTACAATGTGTTCATTTTCAGGCCCCGAAGGATTCAAGCTTTGATTTTGCATTAAAAATGTGATTTGTTATTCCGTAATAATACGATTTTGGCGCTATTCCTGCAAGTGTGTTATACGGTATTTTATGCGCTTACATGTTCTGTGCTCAGAATACCTAACTCTTCCATGCATGCTTTCATAATTTTATAGGTGCGGGCTATATCATCATCTAAACCAATAGAAAAGCGGATTAAACCTTCACCAAGTCCCATTTCTTTCTGTTCATCCATAGGAATTTCGGAAGATGTAGATGTTCCAGGTGCACTAAAGAGGGTTTTGTAAAAGCCAAGACTAACGGCTAAATATCCCAAATTCTTTTTCTGCATTAATTCCATCAAATTATTGGCATTGTCTAAACTCCCTACATTTAAAGTAAGTAACCCGCCATAACCAAAATCTTTATTCCTTTGTTTGTTCATAATTTCATGACCAGGATGAGATGGTAAGCCGGGGTAAGAAACTACTAATCCGTCTTCTTGAAATTTATCTGCCAAATACTGTGCGTTTTCAGCATGTTTTTTCATTCTGATGTGCAAAGTCCGCATGTTTTTTAAAATAGAAGAAGCTCGTAAACTATCTAAGGTGCTTCCTAATAACATCGCAGCACCGCTGTTTACATCTTTTAAACTCGTACAGAAATCTACAGTACCACATACGACACCAGCAACACAATCACTAGTACCATTAATAAATTTTGTTAAACTATGAATCACCACATCTGCACCTAACTTACCAGGTGTAATGGCTAGAGGAGAGAAGGTGTTGTCTACAATTAGAGGTAAATTATATTTTTTTGCCAATTTGGAGAGCGCTGCAATATCTGCCACTTCTAATAAAGGGTTACTCACCGCTTCGCAATAAATCATTTTTGTTTTAGGGGTGATTGCTTTTTCTACAGCATCAAGACTAGTGGTGTCTACAAAGGAGGTTTTTATGTTGAATTTTTTAAGAAAATTTTTCATGAACGCATAGGTACCACCGTAAATAGTTCTGCTACTTACAATGTGGTCATCTGCATCACATAGTTGCAAGATTACGGAGGTAATAGCACCCATTCCACTAGCATACACATTAGCTGTTTCGGTTCCTTCTAAGGCGGCTAAAGCTTCTCCTAAGTATAGGTTAGAAGGTGTGGAGTGTCTGCTGTAAAGATAGCAGCCTTCCGTATTTCCTTCAAACGTATCAAACATGGTTTTGGCAGCCATAAATGTATAGGTAGAGGAATCTGATATAGAAGGGTTTACACCTCCAAATTCTCCGAAAAATTGTAAATCTTGTAAATTATCTGCAGCCTTGTAATCCATAGCGAATAGTATATTAAATTAATAAAAAGGGTAATCCGCCAATCCAGACATCAACAAACATAAAAACTGAATCGGCGGATATATCAACACTTTAATCTTCCTTAAAAATACCTATATTGTTAAAATATATCAATGAATACTTAGATGTATAGATTATAAAACTATATATGATATATTTTGTAGATTTATAGTTTGTTATATTCATGTATGAGCTATAAATAGTGAAAATTTGTCAGAATGAAATTAGATAAAATTGATACTCAACTGCTTAACCTGCTTCAGGCGAACAGTAAAAAAACCACTAAAGAGTATGCAAATAGCTTAAATCTATCTGTAACAGCGGTTTATGAGCGTATTAAACGTTTAGAAAAACATGGCGCTATAGCTAAGTATGTAGCAATAGTCAATAAGAAAACAGTAAACAAAGAGTTTACAGTGCTTTGTCATGTAAAATTAGCACAGCATACAAAAGACTATGTTACCGATTTTGAAAAGGAAGTAGTAAAATTAAAAGAGGTCGTAGAGTGTTATCATATCAGTGGGGATTATGACTATATTTTAAAAGTACATGTCACCAATATGGAGGAGTATAGAAGTTTTATGGTTTCTAAATTAACAGCCATTAGTCATATTGGAAGTACGCAAAGTTCATTTGTGATTACAGAAGTTAAGCATACCACAGCAATTGCTATATAGTAGTTTATTATAACAGAAGTTTAGGGCTTTGAAGGCTTCTATACCAGAAATTAGTGCTAATTTTGTTATGTTTATAAAAATTTAATTCAAAATTATGAGTTTATACGATGTAGCCATTATTGGTTCAGGTCCAGGTGGATATGTTGCAGCTATTCGCTGTGCGCAATTAGGAATGAAAACTGCAATTATTGAAAAATATAGCACTTTGGGAGGAACTTGCTTAAATGTAGGATGTATTCCTTCTAAGGCATTATTAGATTCTTCGCATCACTATGAAGATGCTATAAAACATTTTGAAGAGCATGGAATTGAGATTTCTGGAGACATAAAATTGAATCTAGAAAAGATGATATCTCGCAAGCAAGGTGTTGTTGATATGACAACAAAAGGGATTGAGTTTTTGATGGATAAAAATAAAATTGATGTATTTACAGGTACAGGAAGTTTTAAAGACGCTACGCATATTGTTATTGCTAAAGCAGATGGAACTTCAGAAACTATAGAAGCAAAAAATACTATTATTGCTACAGGTTCTAAGCCATCAAGCCTACCCTTCATCAAATTAGATAAAGAGCGTGTTATTACCTCTACAGAAGCGCTTAAGCTAAAAGAAGTGCCAAAACACATGATTGTTATCGGTGGTGGTGTAATTGGACTAGAATTAGGGCAAGTATATAAAAGACTAGGAGCAGAAGTTACTGTTGTTGAATTTATGGATCGTATTATTCCAGGGATGGATGGTGCGTTATCTAAAGAATTAATGAAAGTATTGAAGAAGCAAAAAATAAAATTCCAACTTTCTCACAAAGTAAAATCTGTAGAACGTAAAGGAGATGAAGTTATCGTAAAAGCGGATAATAAAAAGGGAGAAGAAATTACCTTCACTGGAGATTATTGTTTAGTTGCAGTAGGTCGTCATGCCTATACCGATGGATTAAATCTTGAAGCGGCTGGCGTAAAATTAGAAGAAAGAGGTAGAGTAGCTGTAAATGAGCATTTACAAACCAATGTTTCTAATATTTATGCTATTGGTGATGTAATTAAAGGTGCAATGCTTGCGCACAAAGCGGAAGAAGAGGGGACTTTAGTTGCTGAAATTTTGGCAGGACAAAAACCTCACATTGATTACAACTTAATTCCAGGTGTTGTTTACACATGGCCAGAAGTTGCAGCAGTAGGGCAAACAGAAGAGCAATTAAAAGAGGCGGGTATTGAATATAAATCTGGTTCTTTTCCTATGCGTGCTTTAGGACGTTCTAGGGCTAGTGGGGATACCGACGGATTTGTAAAAATTCTTGCAGACAAAAAGACAGATGAAGTTTTAGGAGTTCATATGATTGGTGCTCGTGTTGCAGATTTAATAGCAGAAGGCGTAACAGCAATGGAGTTTAGAGCTTCTGCTGAAGATATCGCTAGAATGAGTCACGCACATCCAACCTATGCTGAAGCGGTAAAAGAAGCTGCTCTGGCAGCGACTGAAGATAGAGCGCTACACGTGTAATCTAAAATAGAATTCATATAGGCCTATCAAAATTTATATACTCGTTTTATCAGTATTTAAATTTGATAGGCTTTTTTATTTTTAATAAAGTGCTTAATTTCTTTAAAAGAGGGTTGCGTTCATATAAATGAAAAATAATAGTAAGGAATATTTAAAATCTCATAGATGCAGATAAATGACAAAACAGGAATAGAAAACTACCAAGCGCATTCTGATAGGTATACTTCCATGACCTACAATCGTGCAGGAAAAAGTGGAGTTTTGCTTCCAGCAATATCTTTAGGTTTATGGCATAATTTTGGTTTTGTAGATAACATTCAAAACGGACGCGAAGTTTTAAGAACGGCTTTCGATTTGGGAATTACTCATTTTGATTTGGCTAATAATTATGGACCTCCTTACGGGTCTGCAGAAGAAAACTTTGGGACCATTTTTAAAAAAGATTTTCAAGCGTATCGCGATGAGTTGTTCATAGCTTCCAAAGCGGGGTATGATATGTGGCCTGGTCCTTATGGTAATATGGGATCTCGTAAATATTTAATCGCCAGTTTAGATCAAAGTCTAAAGAGAATGGGGGTAGACTATGTAGATATTTTTTATCACCATAGACCTGATCCAGATACGCCACTAGAAGAAACAATGGGTGCGCTAGCAGATATTGTACGTCAAGGGAAAGCTCTTTATGTAGGGATTTCTAACTACCAACCAGAGGAAACCAAAGAAGCAGCCAGATTATTGAAAGAGATGAGCGTCCCTTTTATACTGCACCAAGCACGGTATTCTATTTTTGATAAATGGGTAGAAAATGGTTTGCTAGATACTTTAGATGAAGCAGGAGTTGGTTGCATTGCTTTTTCTCCACTGGCGCAAGGAATGCTTACCAATAAATATGTACATGGTATTCCAAAGGATTCTAGGGCGGCGAAAAATTTTACGTATCTAGAAACGACACAGGTGCAGGAGAATCTTGAAAAAATAAAAGGATTGGCGAAAATAGCGGAGGAACGTGGCCAGAAATTATCGCAAATGGCGATTGCTTGGTTATTGAAAAGACCAACGGTATCATCGGTTCTTATTGGAGCTAGTTCTTCACAACAATTAAAAGAAAACGTAGCAGCCTTAGATAATTTAGCATTTTCACCGGAAGAAATAATAAAGATTAATCAGTTTTCTTAAGCTAAGCTGTTTATACTTTAATATTTGAATATCATAAAAAAGCCATCTCTAGTTAAGATGGCTTTTTTCTACTATAAATTTTTGTGCGTACCATCGCAATACGGAGGGTTACTTGTTTTTTTACACGTACACAAATATGCTTTCTTATCTTCTTCTACAGAAAATCGAAGGGAAGGTGTTGCGTTATGTGCTTTGTGAGAACCATCACAAAATGGTTGGTTACTACTATGGCTGCAAGTACACCATCCGTAATTTTTATCTTTTTCTAAATCTACTGCAATAGGAGAATATTTCTCTTCACTCATATAATTTTTTTTAAAAAAGAGTGAAGATAATAGAATTTGTTATACCAAGAGAAGTACCGTATTAATCTTTAACCAATCTAAATAACTTAAGGGTAGCCGTTCTTAATTTTACAAAAAGATCCTTACTCAGTTTTAAAGCAAAAGAACTCCATGGCTCTAGAATTAAAGCAACCTGTTTTACTTTACTAGCTATCGTAGCTTTAATGACTACTTTACGTTTTTCATATTGTAAAGCTAAAAAAGTACAAGTCACCATAAAAGCAATTGCGCCTGGAATAATTACAGTTGGAGATAGGGAGTGATTGAAGAAATAATAAAAACCTACTCCTATAAAACTTCCATAAAGTATAATATAATGTACTACGTAAATAGATAATGTGCTTTGCCCCATTTTAAGCAAGGTACTGTTTGTCATAAGTTTCCTTAGCAACATAAATACAGCAAAAACGAGAAGTACATCTCCCAAACGAATAAATAAGTAATTGTTGAAGAATATATCTGCAAACAATTGGATTTTTGTAGTTTCTGCTAAGTATAAAAATACAGATGAAGAACCAAACAATAGACCAGTACCTACTAGAATAGCGGTACTTATGGCAACAGGGTATAGGTATTTTGCACTTTTAAACTTTGCGAAAATTAAAGATAAAAATGCACCACAAGTCGCATAGCCAAACCATGGGAAAATTGTAAACACAGATCCATTTGCTCTGGTGAAATAATTTGCAAAAGTTTGTGGCAAATAGGCGTGTACCCATTTGCTGTAATTTGGCTCAAATATGAAAAGCAATACTGTAACTAAAAGTAACGCAATTGGGAAGAGTGTTTTTCTTTTTTCGGTGATAACATAAAGCGCTATAATTCCCAATAGAGACAAACCGATGCAGTGCAATACATCAACCAAATAAAAGGTATCGTAAATTTGCCCCACCATTAAGCCCCAAAAGTTCAAGCGCAAAAGGTATCCAATAAATAATAGCTGTAAACCACGCTTAATGCCTTTTGCAACTCTCGGGTTTTTAAACCCTGTTTTATCTCCTTTGGTTAATAAATAGGTAAATATAAACCCTGAGACAGTAAAAAAGACTGGTGCAGTAATCCCTCTGAAATACAGCCAAATAGTGTACCCCATGTTAGAAGTATCCCTAAAAGCATTGTCCAGTAAACCATCTACAAAATGTCCTTGTAGCATCATTAATATTGCCCACGCACGCATGGCATCAATAAAGTAAAGTCTGTCCGGTTTATTTATCATTTCATAAATAATTTACTGTATATACCTGTTAAACAGTAATTTTAGATGTTTAGTACCGCAAAATTAAATAAATTTTACACATATTGGCCCTAATTACTTTATTTTCGTTGTAATAATCTAAAAAAATAAACGTATGTCTACAGTTTTAGCTTTTGCAGGAAGTAACTCTTCTATATCCATAAATTACAAATTTGTTCAATATACAGCTGGATTAGTTGATGGGAATGACATACGGGTATTAAATTTAGCCAATTTCCCTTTTCCTTTATATAGCTATGATGAAGAGAAAAATAATGGTTTTGTAAACTCTTTGGTAGAATTAAATAGTGAAATTAAAGCCGCGAAGGGGTTAATTATAGGCGTTAATGAACACAATAGTAACCCTTCTTCCTATTTTAAAAATCTTTTGGATTGGTTGTCTCGAGTGGATAAAAATTTTTTAGCGGATACTAAAATATTATTGCTATCTACTTCTCCAGGAAAACGAGGAGGTAGTAGTGCTTTAGAAACTATTGAAAATTTATTACCACGTTTTGGAGCAGAGATTGTTGCTACATTTTCACTTCCTTCATTTAATGAAAATTTTGAGGAATCTAAAGGTATTGTAGACGATGAACTAGCAAAAAAACATCAAGAAGCACTGTCTATTTTTTTAGCTAAATTATCATAAGTATTGCGAAAAAAAGTTACCTATAGTTTTAAGAATTCACTCCTTCTTAAAGATTCGATATTACAATGGGCACAACAATTTTATGAAGTTGTTTGGCTAGATAGTAACGACCATAAACAAAAATATGGTTCTTTTGATGCCCTTATTGCAGTGGATGCATTGACCTCTATAAAAACAGATGATAAAAATGCATTTGAAGATTTAAAGACGTATCAAAAACAAACCAAAGATTGGATTTTTGGTTATTTAACCTATGATTTAAAGAATGACGTAGAACAACTTAATTCTGCGAATCCTGATGGAGTTGAATTTCCGGACCTGTTTTTTTTTCAACCTAAAAAAATAATTAGAATTTGTGGAGAAGTTTTAGAGTTCGATTATTTAAATATGGTTGATGATGAAATTGAAGAAGATTATCAGGAAATACTAAAAGGCGTAAATGCAACGGAACAAAAGGCTACTAAAACCGTAAAAGATATTCATATAAAAATGCGAATTTTTAAAGATGACTATTTTAAAAGGGTGAATACCATGCTTGATTATATTAAGCATGGAGCTATTTATGAAGCTAATTATTGTCAAGAGTTCTATGCGGAAAATCATAGCATTGAACCTTTAAAAGTCTACCAAAAATTAAATAAAATATCTAAGGCTCCTTTTGCTACTTTTTTAAAGTTAGATGATAAATACCTTTTATGTGCTTCCCCAGAGCGGTATTTAAAAAAAATGGGTTCAAAACTAATTTCTCAGCCTATAAAAGGGACTGCAAAACGTTCTAAAAACCAAGATGAAGATCGCAAGCTTAAACTTCTTTTGGCTCAAGATGAAAAGGAAAGAGCTGAGAATATCATGATTGTTGATTTAGTGAGAAATGACTTGTCAAAAAATGCGATCAAAGGCACAGTTTTAGTTGAAGAACTTTGTAAAGTGTACTCCTTTGATCAGGTACATCAAATGATTTCTACGGTAATTGCCCATGTTGATGCGGATAAAAACCCCGTAGCTATTATTAGAGATAGCTTTCCAATGGGAAGCATGACGGGCGCTCCAAAAGTTTCTGCTATGAAAATCATCGAAGAATTAGAGTGTTTTAAAAGAGGATTGTACAGTGGTACCGTGGGGTATTTTACCCCTGAAGGAGATTTTGATTTCAATGTAGTAATCCGTAGTATTCTTTACAACCAAACCAAAAAATATGTCTCGTTTTCCGTAGGTAGTGCTATTACGGCAAAAGCAACACCCGAAAATGAATATCAAGAGTGTTTGCTAAAAGCAAAAGCAATGCGACAGGTACTTGAAGATAATTGAGGAAAGAGACCTATAGACTTCATTTTTCTTACGTACTTTTGTAACTGTGCTAGAACAATTTAAACTACATATCAGCGATCATTTTCCAGAACTAAAAAACAAGCATTTTTTATTAGCCTGTAGTGGTGGGATTGATAGTATCGTACTAGTTCATTTATGTAATGCGATAGGTCTAAAATTTTCTTTAGCTCACTGTAATTTTAATTTAAGAGGAACAGACAGTGATGGAGATGAAGCTTTTGTGAAAGCTCTTGCGAGTGAATTTAAAATGCCTTTTTATGTGACTAGTTTTGATACTACGAAATACATGAATACGCATAAGGTATCTTTGCAAATTGCTGCGCGAGAACTGAGGTATGCTTGGTTTTCTGAGTTGCAATCAAGGCACGAAATACCAACTTTAGTTACTGCGCACCACGCTGATGATAGTCTGGAAACTTTTCTGATTAATTTATCACGAGGTACCGGAATTGACGGTTTAACAGGAATACCTGAAAAAACAGCAACCATAGCTAGGCCACTTTTAGCGTTTTCAAGAGAACAGATTTTAAACTATGCAAATACGGCTTCTATTTCTTGGCGGGAAGATAAAAGCAATAAGGAAACAAAATATTTACGAAATAAAATAAGACATAAAATTGTTCCGCAGCTAAAGGAATTACACCCTTCTTTTTTGAATAATTTCCTGCAGAGTCAGCAGTATTTAAGTGAAACAGCGAGTGTGTTTCACGATTACATTAGGGACGTCCGGAAATCTCTTTTTAAAAGCGATACGAATGTGTACACTATATCTATAGCCGAACTTCAGAAATTACATGCGTTAAAGTCCACGATCTATCATTTGTTTAAACCGTTTGGTTTTACAGATGCTTCAGCAATTATAGATTTGTTAACTGCTATGAGCGGTAAAGAATTGCATTCGTCTAGCCATCGCTTATTAAAAGATCGTGACAATTTATACCTACAAGAATTAAATGCGGTAGTTGATGGTGTTTATTTTATTGCAGATGAGACATGCACGCTAGAAACTCCTCTAGCCTTAAAAATTGAAGAGGTCTCTAAGATAACAAATACAGATTTCAACACGTTATATGTGGATAAGGAACATATAAAGTTTCCATTAACTGTAAGAAAATATAAAACAGGCGACTATTTTTATCCTTTTGGAATGAAAGGTGTTAAAAAATTGAGTAAGTATTTTAAAGACGAAAAGCTGAATCAATTCGAAAAAGAACAGCAGTGGTTACTCTGCAGTGAAGATGCCATACTTTGGGTCATTGGGAAAAGAGCAGATAATCGGTTTAAAGTATCAGATAAAACAAAACAAATACTAAAATTTA encodes:
- a CDS encoding heparan-alpha-glucosaminide N-acetyltransferase domain-containing protein yields the protein MINKPDRLYFIDAMRAWAILMMLQGHFVDGLLDNAFRDTSNMGYTIWLYFRGITAPVFFTVSGFIFTYLLTKGDKTGFKNPRVAKGIKRGLQLLFIGYLLRLNFWGLMVGQIYDTFYLVDVLHCIGLSLLGIIALYVITEKRKTLFPIALLLVTVLLFIFEPNYSKWVHAYLPQTFANYFTRANGSVFTIFPWFGYATCGAFLSLIFAKFKSAKYLYPVAISTAILVGTGLLFGSSSVFLYLAETTKIQLFADIFFNNYLFIRLGDVLLVFAVFMLLRKLMTNSTLLKMGQSTLSIYVVHYIILYGSFIGVGFYYFFNHSLSPTVIIPGAIAFMVTCTFLALQYEKRKVVIKATIASKVKQVALILEPWSSFALKLSKDLFVKLRTATLKLFRLVKD
- a CDS encoding NADPH-dependent FMN reductase; amino-acid sequence: MSTVLAFAGSNSSISINYKFVQYTAGLVDGNDIRVLNLANFPFPLYSYDEEKNNGFVNSLVELNSEIKAAKGLIIGVNEHNSNPSSYFKNLLDWLSRVDKNFLADTKILLLSTSPGKRGGSSALETIENLLPRFGAEIVATFSLPSFNENFEESKGIVDDELAKKHQEALSIFLAKLS
- a CDS encoding anthranilate synthase component I family protein, with the protein product MRKKVTYSFKNSLLLKDSILQWAQQFYEVVWLDSNDHKQKYGSFDALIAVDALTSIKTDDKNAFEDLKTYQKQTKDWIFGYLTYDLKNDVEQLNSANPDGVEFPDLFFFQPKKIIRICGEVLEFDYLNMVDDEIEEDYQEILKGVNATEQKATKTVKDIHIKMRIFKDDYFKRVNTMLDYIKHGAIYEANYCQEFYAENHSIEPLKVYQKLNKISKAPFATFLKLDDKYLLCASPERYLKKMGSKLISQPIKGTAKRSKNQDEDRKLKLLLAQDEKERAENIMIVDLVRNDLSKNAIKGTVLVEELCKVYSFDQVHQMISTVIAHVDADKNPVAIIRDSFPMGSMTGAPKVSAMKIIEELECFKRGLYSGTVGYFTPEGDFDFNVVIRSILYNQTKKYVSFSVGSAITAKATPENEYQECLLKAKAMRQVLEDN
- the tilS gene encoding tRNA lysidine(34) synthetase TilS: MLEQFKLHISDHFPELKNKHFLLACSGGIDSIVLVHLCNAIGLKFSLAHCNFNLRGTDSDGDEAFVKALASEFKMPFYVTSFDTTKYMNTHKVSLQIAARELRYAWFSELQSRHEIPTLVTAHHADDSLETFLINLSRGTGIDGLTGIPEKTATIARPLLAFSREQILNYANTASISWREDKSNKETKYLRNKIRHKIVPQLKELHPSFLNNFLQSQQYLSETASVFHDYIRDVRKSLFKSDTNVYTISIAELQKLHALKSTIYHLFKPFGFTDASAIIDLLTAMSGKELHSSSHRLLKDRDNLYLQELNAVVDGVYFIADETCTLETPLALKIEEVSKITNTDFNTLYVDKEHIKFPLTVRKYKTGDYFYPFGMKGVKKLSKYFKDEKLNQFEKEQQWLLCSEDAILWVIGKRADNRFKVSDKTKQILKFSVS